A window of the Tachysurus fulvidraco isolate hzauxx_2018 chromosome 6, HZAU_PFXX_2.0, whole genome shotgun sequence genome harbors these coding sequences:
- the irs2b gene encoding insulin receptor substrate 2 isoform X2, producing MASPPPAVGHSLSSNSVKKCGYLKKQKHGHKRFFVLKAQSEGFPARLEYYESEKKWRNKAAAKRIIPLDSCLNINKRADAKHKHLIALYTKDEYFAVAADNEQEQESWFGVLTDLMNEGRACEGTASHSASSLLGFDEANYGVVTPLTAAYKEVWQVNLKSRGLGQSRNLTGVYRLCLSSRTISFVKLNTDVASVILQLMNIRRCGHSDSFFFIEVGRSAATGPGELWMQADDSVVAQNIHETILEAMKAMKELMCEFRPRSKSQSSGTNPISVPARRHLNHLPPSQTGLPRRSRTDSVAASSPGAKFTSCRMRAASEGDGTTTRPVSLSVAGSPVSPGVNRTHLSRSNTVAARPCRTFETSSLQHSKSMCMPVSHSPPSVDASPVSLPSNGGARPASCTASIAGSPSDAGFISCDECGSSPGDAPHTLPSHRSSTPESFAETPPSRDGSDLYGYMIMDKHGVFAHSHGRRTRMVEEGVKDLEKAYRKRTYSLTMPHQKRVQSQVSSASLDEYTLMRATFKNAGHSGRSSHTASPKVAYPEDYGDIAIGFLQKSSSSNLGDDGYMPMTPGVATVGSKIENYMPMSPMCVSAPKQIVNPRTHPLTVANSYRTNSPCSCSLDDSGYMRMLSGSKLSVDSSDGKLANTEYLNMSPVDPCISDTPPDYYPTTVGGIEQHPSLRQPFSHSSLPCCYKLQQKIDNGDSDQYVLMSLQNWKIVEEPEKAAPKINPSSLKQSRADNMLHRSRISRPTRLSLDLVRTLPCMNEHPLPSEPKSPGEYINIDFSHATQRYSPPSTESPVSSVGSSSEQRSSLLSDYMNINLSSETQKSGDAALFSPLDGMPELAVCPAPSEEEGEVNSYNLTSQVAPSCQAGMEKDEYTEMTFCVSASPPPPLSQTTNCTKTASPSSCARRLNLSDSMGVRTVESFLLGGTDTHQVDPDRGAKVIRADPQGRRRHSSETFSSTTTVTPVFPSFAHDARRHGSASVENVSALARNSEGSEEEYGSPMCRETSAGFQNGLNYIALNLMDEGLASCDALVRFKAASCCKGSLSAIHASLYGFKDTATAVKD from the exons ATGGCGAGTCCGCCGCCAGCGGTCGGACACTCGCTTTCCAGCAACAGTGTTAAAAAGTGTGGCTACCTGAAGAAGCAGAAACACGGACACAAGCGCTTTTTCGTGCTGAAGGCTCAGAGTGAGGGCTTCCCCGCTCGCCTTGAGTACTACGAGAGCGAGAAGAAATGGAGGAACAAGGCGGCTGCTAAGCGAATCATACCACTGGACTCGTGTCTAAACATCAACAAGCGAGCAGACGCCAAGCACAAGCACCTCATCGCACTGTACACCAAGGACGAGTACTTCGCCGTGGCCGCCGACAACGAGCAGGAGCAGGAGAGCTGGTTTGGCGTCCTAACGGATCTGATGAACGAGGGCCGGGCGTGTGAGGGAACGGCGTCTCACTCGGCTTCTTCACTGCTCGGATTCGACGAGGCGAACTACGGCGTGGTGACGCCGCTCACAGCCGCTTACAAGGAGGTTTGGCAAGTGAACCTGAAGTCCAGGGGACTTGGACAGAGCCGGAACCTGACCGGAGTGTACCGGCTGTGTTTGTCGAGCCGCACGATTAGTTTTGTGAAACTGAATACGGACGTGGCGTCTGTGATTCTGCAGCTAATGAACATCCGGCGCTGCGGTCACTCGGACAGCTTTTTCTTCATTGAGGTGGGCAGGTCAGCCGCCACGGGCCCCGGTGAACTGTGGATGCAAGCAGACGACTCGGTGGTGGCGCAAAACATCCACGAGACGATACTGGAAGCTATGAAGGCTATGAAGGAGCTGATGTGCGAGTTCCGGCCACGCAGCAAAAGCCAGTCATCGGGCACGAATCCAATTTCTGTGCCCGCGAGGCGGCATTTGAATCATTTACCGCCGAGTCAAACGGGACTGCCGCGGCGCTCGCGAACAGACAGCGTGGCCGCTTCGTCACCCGGAGCCAAATTCACGTCATGCCGAATGCGCGCGGCGAGCGAGGGAGATGGCACGACGACGCGGCCGGTGTCTCTGTCAGTAGCGGGGAGTCCCGTCAGCCCCGGAGTAAACCGGACACATCTGAGCCGATCCAACACGGTGGCAGCCCGCCCCTGTAGGACGTTTGAAACCTCGTCTCTTCAGCACAGTAAGTCAATGTGCATGCCCGTGTCTCATTCCCCTCCATCAGTTGATGCCAGTCCCGTTAGTCTGCCCTCGAATGGTGGTGCCCGGCCAGCCAGCTGTACAGCCTCCATAGCAGGCTCACCCAGTGACGCCGGCTTTATCTCCTGTGATGAGTGCGGTTCCAGTCCAGGAGATGCACCACACACGTTACCGTCTCACCGAAGCTCCACGCCAGAGTCTTTTGCTGAGACGCCTCCCTCACGGGATGGCAGTGACTTGTATGGTTACATGATCATGGACAAGCACGGTGTTTTTGCACATAGCCATGGGAGACGTACCCGCATGGTGGAGGAGGGTGTCAAGGACTTGGAGAAAGCCTACAGAAAGCGGACGTACTCTCTCACCATGCCTCACCAGAAAAGAGTACAATCACAGGTGTCTTCTGCCTCGCTGGACGAGTACACACTCATGAGGGCCACCTTCAAAAATGCTGGGCATTCAGGTCGCAGTTCGCACACTGCATCCCCTAAAGTAGCATACCCTGAGGATTATGGTGATATTGCAATTGGATTCTTACAAAAAAGCTCCAGTAGTAACCTAGGTGATGATGGCTACATGCCAATGACACCTGGTGTGGCAACAGTGGGTAGTAAGATTGAAAACTACATGCCCATGAGCCCCATGTGTGTCTCCGCCCCTAAACAGATTGTCAACCCTAGGACACACCCCCTCACTGTGGCTAACAGCTACAGGACAAACTCACCCTGCAGCTGCTCTCTGGATGACAGTGGCTACATGAGGATGCTAAGTGGCTCTAAACTCTCCGTGGACAGCTCAGACGGGAAACTAGCCAACACCGAGTACCTCAACATGTCTCCTGTAGACCCGTGCATTTCCGACACCCCCCCAGATTACTACCCCACGACTGTGGGTGGCATAGAACAGCACCCTTCTCTCAGACAACCTTTCTCTCACAGCTCTCTGCCATGCTGCTACAAACTCCAGCAGAAAATAGATAATGGTGACAGTGATCAATATGTCCTCATGAGCCTACAAAACTGGAAAATTGTGGAGGAGCCAGAGAAGGCAGCTCCCAAAATAAATCCCTCTTCTCTGAAGCAAAGCAGAGCTGACAACATGCTCCACAGGTCCAGGATCAGCAGACCTACGCGTCTGTCTCTGGATTTGGTTCGTACGCTACCTTGCATGAATGAGCACCCTTTGCCCTCTGAGCCCAAAAGCCCTGGTGAGTACATCAACATAGATTTTAGCCATGCTACACAGAGGTACTCCCCACCCTCCACAGAGAGCCCTGTGTCGTCCGTCGGCTCCTCCAGTGAGCAGAGAAGTTCCCTTCTTTCAGACTACATGAACATTAATTTAAGTTCAGAGACACAGAAGTCTGGAGATGCTGCTCTGTTCAGCCCTCTCGATGGCATGCCAGAGCTGGCAGTCTGCCCCGCCCCAAGTGAAGAGGAGGGAGAAGTAAACAGTTACAACCTCACATCACAGGTGGCACCTTCATGCCAGGCTGGCATGGAGAAAGATGAGTACACTGAAATGACATTCTGTGTGTCCGCTTCTCCTCCTCCGCCTTTATCTCAGACCACTAACTGTACCAAGACTGCCAGCCCATCATCCTGCGCACGGAGGTTAAATTTGAGCGACTCCATGGGGGTGCGAACGGTTGAGTCATTCCTCCTGGGTGGCACCGACACTCACCAGGTAGACCCAGACCGCGGTGCCAAGGTGATACGTGCGGACCCCCAAGGACGAAGACGGCACAGCTCGGAAACCttctcctccaccaccaccGTCACACCCGTTTTCCCCTCCTTCGCACATGATGCAAGGCGGCATGGCTCAGCCTCCGTGGAAAATGTCTCTGCGCTGGCGAGGAACAGCGAAGGCTCAGAAGAGGAGTACGGCAGTCCCATGTGCAGAGAAACATCAGCAGGCTTTCAAAACGGACTTAACTACATCGCCTTAAACCTTATGGATGAGGGACTGGCCAGTTGCGATGCTCTGGTTAGATTCAAAGCTGCCAGCTGCTGCAAAGGGAGCCTGAGTGCAATACATGCCAGTCTTTATGGATTTAAGGACACAGCAACAGCAGTGAAAG ACTAA
- the irs2b gene encoding insulin receptor substrate 2 isoform X1 — translation MASPPPAVGHSLSSNSVKKCGYLKKQKHGHKRFFVLKAQSEGFPARLEYYESEKKWRNKAAAKRIIPLDSCLNINKRADAKHKHLIALYTKDEYFAVAADNEQEQESWFGVLTDLMNEGRACEGTASHSASSLLGFDEANYGVVTPLTAAYKEVWQVNLKSRGLGQSRNLTGVYRLCLSSRTISFVKLNTDVASVILQLMNIRRCGHSDSFFFIEVGRSAATGPGELWMQADDSVVAQNIHETILEAMKAMKELMCEFRPRSKSQSSGTNPISVPARRHLNHLPPSQTGLPRRSRTDSVAASSPGAKFTSCRMRAASEGDGTTTRPVSLSVAGSPVSPGVNRTHLSRSNTVAARPCRTFETSSLQHSKSMCMPVSHSPPSVDASPVSLPSNGGARPASCTASIAGSPSDAGFISCDECGSSPGDAPHTLPSHRSSTPESFAETPPSRDGSDLYGYMIMDKHGVFAHSHGRRTRMVEEGVKDLEKAYRKRTYSLTMPHQKRVQSQVSSASLDEYTLMRATFKNAGHSGRSSHTASPKVAYPEDYGDIAIGFLQKSSSSNLGDDGYMPMTPGVATVGSKIENYMPMSPMCVSAPKQIVNPRTHPLTVANSYRTNSPCSCSLDDSGYMRMLSGSKLSVDSSDGKLANTEYLNMSPVDPCISDTPPDYYPTTVGGIEQHPSLRQPFSHSSLPCCYKLQQKIDNGDSDQYVLMSLQNWKIVEEPEKAAPKINPSSLKQSRADNMLHRSRISRPTRLSLDLVRTLPCMNEHPLPSEPKSPGEYINIDFSHATQRYSPPSTESPVSSVGSSSEQRSSLLSDYMNINLSSETQKSGDAALFSPLDGMPELAVCPAPSEEEGEVNSYNLTSQVAPSCQAGMEKDEYTEMTFCVSASPPPPLSQTTNCTKTASPSSCARRLNLSDSMGVRTVESFLLGGTDTHQVDPDRGAKVIRADPQGRRRHSSETFSSTTTVTPVFPSFAHDARRHGSASVENVSALARNSEGSEEEYGSPMCRETSAGFQNGLNYIALNLMDEGLASCDALVRFKAASCCKGSLSAIHASLYGFKDTATAVKGKLY, via the exons ATGGCGAGTCCGCCGCCAGCGGTCGGACACTCGCTTTCCAGCAACAGTGTTAAAAAGTGTGGCTACCTGAAGAAGCAGAAACACGGACACAAGCGCTTTTTCGTGCTGAAGGCTCAGAGTGAGGGCTTCCCCGCTCGCCTTGAGTACTACGAGAGCGAGAAGAAATGGAGGAACAAGGCGGCTGCTAAGCGAATCATACCACTGGACTCGTGTCTAAACATCAACAAGCGAGCAGACGCCAAGCACAAGCACCTCATCGCACTGTACACCAAGGACGAGTACTTCGCCGTGGCCGCCGACAACGAGCAGGAGCAGGAGAGCTGGTTTGGCGTCCTAACGGATCTGATGAACGAGGGCCGGGCGTGTGAGGGAACGGCGTCTCACTCGGCTTCTTCACTGCTCGGATTCGACGAGGCGAACTACGGCGTGGTGACGCCGCTCACAGCCGCTTACAAGGAGGTTTGGCAAGTGAACCTGAAGTCCAGGGGACTTGGACAGAGCCGGAACCTGACCGGAGTGTACCGGCTGTGTTTGTCGAGCCGCACGATTAGTTTTGTGAAACTGAATACGGACGTGGCGTCTGTGATTCTGCAGCTAATGAACATCCGGCGCTGCGGTCACTCGGACAGCTTTTTCTTCATTGAGGTGGGCAGGTCAGCCGCCACGGGCCCCGGTGAACTGTGGATGCAAGCAGACGACTCGGTGGTGGCGCAAAACATCCACGAGACGATACTGGAAGCTATGAAGGCTATGAAGGAGCTGATGTGCGAGTTCCGGCCACGCAGCAAAAGCCAGTCATCGGGCACGAATCCAATTTCTGTGCCCGCGAGGCGGCATTTGAATCATTTACCGCCGAGTCAAACGGGACTGCCGCGGCGCTCGCGAACAGACAGCGTGGCCGCTTCGTCACCCGGAGCCAAATTCACGTCATGCCGAATGCGCGCGGCGAGCGAGGGAGATGGCACGACGACGCGGCCGGTGTCTCTGTCAGTAGCGGGGAGTCCCGTCAGCCCCGGAGTAAACCGGACACATCTGAGCCGATCCAACACGGTGGCAGCCCGCCCCTGTAGGACGTTTGAAACCTCGTCTCTTCAGCACAGTAAGTCAATGTGCATGCCCGTGTCTCATTCCCCTCCATCAGTTGATGCCAGTCCCGTTAGTCTGCCCTCGAATGGTGGTGCCCGGCCAGCCAGCTGTACAGCCTCCATAGCAGGCTCACCCAGTGACGCCGGCTTTATCTCCTGTGATGAGTGCGGTTCCAGTCCAGGAGATGCACCACACACGTTACCGTCTCACCGAAGCTCCACGCCAGAGTCTTTTGCTGAGACGCCTCCCTCACGGGATGGCAGTGACTTGTATGGTTACATGATCATGGACAAGCACGGTGTTTTTGCACATAGCCATGGGAGACGTACCCGCATGGTGGAGGAGGGTGTCAAGGACTTGGAGAAAGCCTACAGAAAGCGGACGTACTCTCTCACCATGCCTCACCAGAAAAGAGTACAATCACAGGTGTCTTCTGCCTCGCTGGACGAGTACACACTCATGAGGGCCACCTTCAAAAATGCTGGGCATTCAGGTCGCAGTTCGCACACTGCATCCCCTAAAGTAGCATACCCTGAGGATTATGGTGATATTGCAATTGGATTCTTACAAAAAAGCTCCAGTAGTAACCTAGGTGATGATGGCTACATGCCAATGACACCTGGTGTGGCAACAGTGGGTAGTAAGATTGAAAACTACATGCCCATGAGCCCCATGTGTGTCTCCGCCCCTAAACAGATTGTCAACCCTAGGACACACCCCCTCACTGTGGCTAACAGCTACAGGACAAACTCACCCTGCAGCTGCTCTCTGGATGACAGTGGCTACATGAGGATGCTAAGTGGCTCTAAACTCTCCGTGGACAGCTCAGACGGGAAACTAGCCAACACCGAGTACCTCAACATGTCTCCTGTAGACCCGTGCATTTCCGACACCCCCCCAGATTACTACCCCACGACTGTGGGTGGCATAGAACAGCACCCTTCTCTCAGACAACCTTTCTCTCACAGCTCTCTGCCATGCTGCTACAAACTCCAGCAGAAAATAGATAATGGTGACAGTGATCAATATGTCCTCATGAGCCTACAAAACTGGAAAATTGTGGAGGAGCCAGAGAAGGCAGCTCCCAAAATAAATCCCTCTTCTCTGAAGCAAAGCAGAGCTGACAACATGCTCCACAGGTCCAGGATCAGCAGACCTACGCGTCTGTCTCTGGATTTGGTTCGTACGCTACCTTGCATGAATGAGCACCCTTTGCCCTCTGAGCCCAAAAGCCCTGGTGAGTACATCAACATAGATTTTAGCCATGCTACACAGAGGTACTCCCCACCCTCCACAGAGAGCCCTGTGTCGTCCGTCGGCTCCTCCAGTGAGCAGAGAAGTTCCCTTCTTTCAGACTACATGAACATTAATTTAAGTTCAGAGACACAGAAGTCTGGAGATGCTGCTCTGTTCAGCCCTCTCGATGGCATGCCAGAGCTGGCAGTCTGCCCCGCCCCAAGTGAAGAGGAGGGAGAAGTAAACAGTTACAACCTCACATCACAGGTGGCACCTTCATGCCAGGCTGGCATGGAGAAAGATGAGTACACTGAAATGACATTCTGTGTGTCCGCTTCTCCTCCTCCGCCTTTATCTCAGACCACTAACTGTACCAAGACTGCCAGCCCATCATCCTGCGCACGGAGGTTAAATTTGAGCGACTCCATGGGGGTGCGAACGGTTGAGTCATTCCTCCTGGGTGGCACCGACACTCACCAGGTAGACCCAGACCGCGGTGCCAAGGTGATACGTGCGGACCCCCAAGGACGAAGACGGCACAGCTCGGAAACCttctcctccaccaccaccGTCACACCCGTTTTCCCCTCCTTCGCACATGATGCAAGGCGGCATGGCTCAGCCTCCGTGGAAAATGTCTCTGCGCTGGCGAGGAACAGCGAAGGCTCAGAAGAGGAGTACGGCAGTCCCATGTGCAGAGAAACATCAGCAGGCTTTCAAAACGGACTTAACTACATCGCCTTAAACCTTATGGATGAGGGACTGGCCAGTTGCGATGCTCTGGTTAGATTCAAAGCTGCCAGCTGCTGCAAAGGGAGCCTGAGTGCAATACATGCCAGTCTTTATGGATTTAAGGACACAGCAACAGCAGTGAAAGGTAAGCTGT ACTAA